A window of the Tunturibacter empetritectus genome harbors these coding sequences:
- a CDS encoding sigma-54-dependent transcriptional regulator: MEKVLIVEDEVHARSGLTELIESWGYRAECAADGMEGLEKAVAWAPAIIVTDLKMPRMDGMELLSRIGELPQRIAVVMLTAQGSIESAVDAMRMGAYDYIPKPVDPVRLKTILHNASRQREADAELEATGRQLRDTGVLGPMVGSSPQMVDIFAMIERIAPSNVSVLVTGESGTGKELVARALHDLSARRLKPFVAVNCAAIPETLIESEIFGHEKGAFTGALERRAGCFELAEEGTLLLDEIGEMPMATQAKLLRVLEDRKLRRLGSKIETPVDVRVVAATNKDPEKAVASGELRGDLYYRLNVFNIQMPPLRDHLMDVSAIAEKMIDDMNERHHCTVAGLKDSLMIRLEGYNWPGNVRELRNTIERAVILAGSGMLGIEHLPPHFGEPGFAPPPNRVAGVEAAVVAAAQAAQFEDGQRRLDESNSVRVEVGTTVDEAERQLILKTLVATHNNKTKAAEILGISSKTLQNKLKEYSNAAVTE; the protein is encoded by the coding sequence TTGGAGAAGGTACTGATTGTTGAAGACGAGGTCCACGCTCGGAGTGGCCTTACGGAGTTGATTGAGAGCTGGGGCTACAGGGCTGAGTGTGCTGCGGATGGGATGGAGGGTCTGGAGAAGGCGGTGGCGTGGGCTCCAGCGATTATTGTGACCGACCTGAAGATGCCGCGGATGGATGGGATGGAGCTGCTGAGCCGGATTGGCGAGCTGCCACAGAGGATTGCGGTGGTGATGCTGACGGCGCAGGGGTCGATTGAGTCGGCTGTGGATGCGATGCGGATGGGGGCGTACGACTATATTCCGAAGCCGGTGGACCCGGTTCGGCTGAAGACGATTCTGCATAATGCGAGCCGTCAGCGCGAGGCTGATGCAGAGCTCGAGGCAACGGGTCGGCAGCTGAGGGATACGGGCGTGCTGGGGCCGATGGTGGGGTCGTCGCCGCAGATGGTCGATATCTTTGCGATGATTGAGAGGATTGCTCCGTCGAATGTGTCGGTGCTGGTGACGGGGGAGAGCGGGACCGGCAAAGAGCTGGTGGCGCGGGCGCTGCATGACCTGAGTGCGCGGAGGCTGAAGCCTTTTGTTGCGGTGAACTGCGCGGCGATTCCGGAGACGCTGATCGAGAGCGAGATCTTCGGGCATGAGAAGGGCGCGTTTACCGGGGCGCTGGAGCGAAGGGCTGGATGCTTTGAGTTGGCAGAGGAGGGGACGCTGCTGCTCGATGAGATTGGCGAGATGCCTATGGCGACGCAGGCAAAGCTGCTGCGGGTGCTGGAGGATCGGAAGCTAAGACGGCTGGGCAGCAAGATTGAGACGCCGGTGGATGTACGGGTGGTGGCGGCGACGAATAAGGATCCGGAGAAGGCTGTGGCGAGTGGGGAGTTGCGTGGGGACCTTTACTATCGGCTGAATGTTTTTAATATTCAGATGCCTCCGCTGCGCGATCACCTGATGGATGTGTCGGCGATTGCGGAGAAGATGATCGACGATATGAACGAGCGGCATCACTGCACGGTGGCGGGGTTGAAGGACTCGCTGATGATCCGGCTGGAGGGATATAACTGGCCGGGCAATGTGCGGGAGCTGCGCAACACGATTGAGAGGGCGGTGATTCTGGCGGGGTCGGGGATGCTGGGGATTGAACATCTGCCGCCGCACTTTGGGGAACCGGGATTTGCTCCTCCGCCGAATCGCGTGGCCGGCGTGGAGGCTGCGGTTGTCGCAGCTGCGCAGGCGGCTCAGTTTGAGGATGGACAGCGGCGATTGGATGAGTCGAACTCGGTGCGGGTGGAGGTGGGGACGACGGTGGATGAGGCAGAACGGCAGCTGATTCTGAAGACGCTGGTGGCGACGCATAACAACAAGACGAAGGCTGCGGAGATTCTGGGGATCAGTTCGAAGACGCTGCAGAATAAGCTGAAGGAATATTCGAACGCTGCTGTGACGGAGTAA
- a CDS encoding rhodanese-like domain-containing protein → MLEPEITAEAFSMLRQQPNAPLLLDVREPWEYQTAHLPDSTLIPMGDIPSRAHTELDPDAPIVVLCHHGARSLSVTMWLRNQGFDHVQSLAGGIDGWSRSIDPTIPRY, encoded by the coding sequence ATGCTAGAGCCCGAAATTACCGCAGAAGCCTTCTCCATGCTCCGCCAGCAGCCCAATGCCCCCCTCCTGTTGGACGTCCGCGAGCCCTGGGAGTACCAAACCGCTCACCTCCCCGACTCCACCCTCATTCCCATGGGCGATATCCCCTCCCGCGCCCACACCGAGCTCGATCCCGACGCCCCCATCGTCGTCCTCTGTCATCACGGAGCCCGCTCCCTCAGCGTCACCATGTGGCTGCGTAATCAAGGCTTCGACCACGTTCAGTCTCTCGCCGGTGGCATCGACGGCTGGTCCCGCTCCATCGACCCCACCATCCCCCGCTACTAA